One Vibrio penaeicida DNA segment encodes these proteins:
- a CDS encoding alpha-1,2-fucosyltransferase — MRVILNGGLGNQLFQLSEAYSSIGAKEVDVSIVQSTWFQKYVLKQRPVNYELGNFLFEGKCIKTKFSYLTFVLVILHKVLKAISGSRLFLLYDDENNGIIDIKYGYFQNVEQAKNIAKKIKINPDKIDQVNLDITREISDNHSLCIHVRKGDYSLPENSYFSQCSSQYYQSVINHSSANKIYVFSNDTAWCRSSKIFPEDTVYIEHNIGSLAYLDVFLISKAHEICIANSTFSQWAYFVK; from the coding sequence ATGAGAGTAATTCTTAATGGGGGGTTAGGAAACCAGCTTTTTCAGTTATCAGAGGCGTACAGTTCTATTGGTGCAAAAGAGGTTGATGTGTCAATAGTACAATCTACTTGGTTTCAAAAGTATGTTCTTAAGCAAAGACCTGTAAATTACGAATTGGGCAACTTTCTTTTTGAGGGGAAATGCATTAAAACAAAATTTAGTTATTTGACCTTTGTTTTAGTCATATTACACAAAGTGTTGAAAGCGATATCAGGTAGTAGATTGTTTTTGTTATATGATGATGAAAATAATGGAATTATCGACATAAAATATGGATATTTTCAAAATGTTGAACAAGCAAAAAATATAGCTAAAAAGATTAAGATAAACCCGGATAAGATTGATCAGGTAAACCTCGATATTACAAGAGAAATTAGTGATAATCATTCGTTATGCATACATGTTCGGAAAGGAGATTATTCTCTTCCTGAAAATAGTTATTTTTCACAGTGTTCTTCTCAATATTATCAGTCAGTTATTAACCATAGCAGTGCGAATAAAATATATGTATTTTCAAATGATACTGCATGGTGTCGAAGTTCAAAAATTTTCCCTGAAGATACTGTTTATATAGAACATAATATAGGTTCTTTAGCTTATTTGGATGTTTTTCTAATTAGTAAAGCGCACGAAATTTGCATTGCCAATAGTACGTTTAGTCAATGGGCGTACTTTGTTAAGTGA
- a CDS encoding mannose-1-phosphate guanylyltransferase/mannose-6-phosphate isomerase — translation MLIPVIMAGGSGSRLWPLSRSKYPKQFLAVTGEQTMLQQTLSRMVGLEHNAPFVICNEEHRFLVAEQLRRVNGNHSGILLEPVGRNTAPAITLAAKFTLSENQTSCEDALMLVLAADHVIKDTQSFHQSVQAAIPYAQRGDMVTFGIKANAPETGYGYIKTGATVTAGDESRGFSVDSFVEKPALETAKQYLEDGSYLWNSGMFLFKASTYLEELAKFRPDILKACENAYDSHFDDLDFIRMSSELFSQIPDESIDFAVMEKTEKAVVVPMDANWSDVGSWSALWGVNDKDAKGNATRGDVLTEQTHNSYIYSQDKLVATVGVENLIVVETKDAVLVADKDKVQDVKSIVNQLKQQNRAECQQHQEVYRPWGSHETVSEGERYHVKQVLVKPKEKTALQMHYHRAEHWVVVSGTAKVTKGDETFLLTENQSTYIPLGTPHSVENPGQVPLELIEVRSGSYLEEDDIVRFDEQASKFGGDY, via the coding sequence ATGCTTATTCCTGTAATTATGGCCGGCGGTTCAGGCAGTCGTTTATGGCCTCTATCTCGTTCAAAATATCCTAAACAATTTCTTGCAGTAACTGGTGAGCAAACCATGCTTCAGCAAACGTTGAGCCGCATGGTTGGTCTAGAACACAATGCGCCGTTTGTGATCTGCAATGAAGAACATCGATTCCTAGTTGCTGAACAACTTCGCCGTGTTAATGGCAATCATAGCGGAATACTATTGGAACCAGTAGGGCGTAATACTGCTCCCGCTATTACTTTAGCAGCAAAATTTACCCTATCTGAAAATCAAACTTCATGTGAAGATGCTTTGATGTTAGTTCTTGCAGCTGATCATGTAATTAAAGATACTCAATCTTTCCATCAATCGGTGCAAGCTGCTATTCCGTACGCACAACGTGGTGATATGGTCACTTTTGGTATCAAAGCGAATGCACCCGAAACAGGTTATGGCTACATTAAAACCGGTGCTACGGTTACTGCTGGGGATGAGAGTCGAGGCTTTAGTGTTGACAGCTTTGTTGAAAAGCCTGCCCTCGAAACTGCAAAGCAATATCTAGAGGATGGTAGTTACTTGTGGAATAGCGGTATGTTCTTATTCAAAGCATCTACCTATCTTGAAGAGCTAGCAAAGTTCAGGCCAGATATCTTGAAAGCATGTGAAAATGCGTACGATAGTCATTTTGACGATCTAGACTTTATTCGTATGTCATCTGAACTGTTCTCACAGATCCCTGACGAATCAATCGATTTCGCGGTAATGGAAAAAACAGAAAAAGCTGTTGTTGTTCCAATGGACGCTAATTGGAGTGATGTTGGTTCTTGGTCTGCATTATGGGGCGTAAATGATAAAGATGCAAAGGGCAATGCAACTCGCGGTGATGTGTTAACTGAGCAGACTCATAATAGTTATATTTATTCACAAGATAAACTTGTTGCTACCGTTGGTGTCGAAAACCTGATCGTTGTAGAAACAAAAGATGCGGTGCTAGTTGCTGATAAAGACAAGGTCCAAGATGTAAAGTCGATTGTAAATCAGCTAAAACAACAAAACCGAGCAGAGTGTCAGCAGCATCAAGAGGTATATCGCCCATGGGGGTCCCATGAGACGGTATCTGAAGGTGAGCGTTACCATGTGAAGCAAGTGTTAGTTAAGCCAAAAGAGAAAACGGCTCTTCAGATGCATTATCATAGAGCTGAGCATTGGGTTGTCGTGTCAGGTACGGCTAAAGTGACAAAAGGTGATGAAACTTTCCTACTTACTGAAAACCAGTCAACTTATATTCCACTGGGGACTCCGCACTCCGTAGAAAATCCAGGACAAGTGCCCTTGGAGCTAATTGAAGTTCGTTCTGGATCGTACTTAGAAGAAGACGATATTGTTCGCTTTGATGAGCAAGCATCTAAGTTTGGCGGCGACTACTAA
- a CDS encoding glycosyltransferase family 4 protein: MKKVIVLTPNYLKNNGVGFACSNNVKSLIKTGYDVTVYTDKAGSVSLFGEKVTIIPEDKARALHCIISDENPDLLIAYCWHTWCIKLLYKVSKNNKEIKTCIMSHGTARRVKHNFKSRIYSMRWFFYNHFIKKNIKEIDLLVVLSDKKDTDRFEDNLIYDSIVTNKCRKVTIGNTVPDHFFKNKLSFPRKKQIVHVGAFTSLKNEKEILNAFLESNLDEFSLILIGKEDNEYLRIMKNTLKNTDKKVLFKVGIKHEEIIDIVSQASIVALSSKSECQPISLIESLSKGTPFVARNTGCISEYKGGVVYDNYEGLRRVLDRLMIDEEYLKKLSDTGYEYCLDFHSESKNQNEFISEVARLIDVEQESTNG; the protein is encoded by the coding sequence ATGAAAAAGGTTATCGTTCTCACCCCTAACTATTTGAAAAATAATGGCGTCGGGTTTGCATGTTCAAATAATGTTAAGTCTCTTATTAAAACAGGATATGATGTAACTGTCTATACAGATAAAGCTGGGAGTGTTAGCTTATTTGGTGAGAAAGTTACCATTATACCGGAAGATAAAGCAAGAGCACTTCATTGTATTATTTCAGATGAAAACCCTGATCTTTTAATTGCATATTGCTGGCATACATGGTGCATAAAATTATTATACAAAGTATCAAAGAACAATAAGGAAATTAAAACATGCATCATGTCACATGGAACAGCAAGAAGAGTAAAACATAACTTCAAATCAAGAATATATTCTATGAGGTGGTTTTTTTATAACCACTTCATTAAGAAAAATATAAAAGAAATTGATTTGTTGGTGGTATTGTCAGATAAGAAAGATACAGATCGATTTGAAGATAATCTTATTTACGATTCAATCGTAACCAATAAATGTCGAAAAGTGACAATTGGTAATACAGTCCCTGACCATTTTTTTAAAAACAAGCTATCTTTTCCAAGAAAAAAACAAATTGTTCATGTTGGGGCTTTTACCTCATTGAAGAATGAGAAAGAAATTTTAAATGCTTTCCTGGAAAGTAACTTAGATGAATTTTCTTTAATATTAATTGGTAAAGAAGATAATGAATATTTAAGAATAATGAAAAATACTCTCAAGAATACAGATAAGAAAGTACTGTTTAAAGTGGGTATTAAACATGAGGAAATTATAGATATTGTCTCACAAGCCTCCATTGTTGCGCTGTCTTCAAAATCTGAGTGCCAACCCATAAGTTTGATTGAGTCGCTCTCTAAAGGAACTCCGTTTGTAGCAAGAAATACCGGGTGTATATCTGAATATAAAGGAGGAGTTGTTTATGATAACTATGAAGGGTTACGCAGAGTTTTAGACAGACTAATGATTGATGAGGAATATTTAAAAAAACTATCGGATACTGGCTATGAATATTGTCTAGATTTTCACTCTGAATCAAAAAATCAAAATGAATTTATCAGCGAAGTAGCAAGACTCATAGATGTAGAGCAGGAAAGTACAAATGGATAA
- a CDS encoding glycosyltransferase, translating to MNVAYIISKSEVGGAQTWVKDQISLFEKEVSSFLITNKPGWLSQEINVKKTLFLPGLDKGFKISNVMEILKFLKENNINLIVASSANAGVYARLIKPFHKELKVVYVSHGWSCIYNGGKLKKAFIILERILSLFTDAVLCVFQKKIEKMQKI from the coding sequence ATGAACGTGGCGTATATAATATCAAAATCTGAGGTTGGTGGGGCGCAAACTTGGGTAAAAGATCAGATTTCCTTATTTGAAAAAGAAGTATCATCATTCTTAATCACTAACAAACCTGGGTGGTTGTCTCAAGAGATAAATGTAAAAAAAACTCTTTTTCTACCAGGTTTAGATAAGGGGTTTAAAATTTCTAATGTCATGGAAATTTTAAAATTTTTAAAGGAAAACAATATTAACTTAATCGTTGCTAGCTCTGCTAATGCAGGGGTATATGCTAGATTAATTAAGCCATTTCATAAAGAATTAAAGGTTGTCTATGTTTCTCATGGATGGTCTTGTATATATAATGGTGGGAAACTTAAGAAAGCATTTATAATTTTGGAAAGAATACTTTCGCTATTTACAGATGCGGTGTTATGTGTGTTTCAAAAAAAGATAGAGAAGATGCAGAAAATATAA
- a CDS encoding glycosyltransferase, which yields MDKLVSFILCTSNAQSTIKETVDSLLNQTFEDFEILIVLNGVSDNTANIIYEYDDCRIRVFESNIVQLNYNLNLALSKANGKYVARIDSDDICIPERLEKQVGFLEANPSIDVLGSFVEIIDEKGETKGVLEYPVNHRDIANKLLKSNPICHPSVMIKRDIILNNNGYLGGMYAQDYDLWIRLISSGACFHNLDVPLLKYRVHSAQSKGNSLSYSCVSSYFFREFVHKGNLRFLISSLYFLSKRIFLSKNKI from the coding sequence ATGGATAAGTTAGTTAGTTTTATATTATGTACGTCTAATGCTCAAAGTACTATAAAAGAGACTGTTGATAGTTTACTTAACCAAACTTTTGAAGATTTTGAAATTTTAATTGTACTTAACGGGGTTAGTGATAATACTGCAAATATCATTTATGAATATGATGATTGTCGCATAAGAGTATTCGAAAGTAATATTGTCCAACTTAACTATAACCTCAATCTTGCTTTATCTAAAGCCAATGGAAAGTATGTCGCTCGAATCGATTCTGATGATATTTGCATACCAGAAAGATTAGAAAAACAAGTTGGTTTTCTAGAGGCAAACCCTTCTATTGATGTTTTAGGTAGTTTTGTGGAAATTATAGATGAGAAAGGTGAAACTAAAGGCGTTTTGGAATATCCAGTAAATCATCGAGATATTGCCAATAAATTACTGAAAAGTAACCCTATTTGTCATCCTTCAGTTATGATTAAAAGAGATATAATCCTTAACAATAATGGTTATTTAGGAGGGATGTACGCTCAGGATTATGACTTATGGATTAGATTGATTTCGTCTGGGGCTTGTTTTCATAACTTAGACGTTCCTTTGTTGAAATATAGAGTTCATAGCGCCCAATCTAAAGGTAACTCATTATCTTACTCATGTGTTTCTAGTTATTTCTTTAGGGAGTTTGTTCATAAAGGAAATCTTCGTTTTCTAATATCTTCATTGTACTTTCTCTCTAAGCGTATTTTTTTGTCTAAAAATAAAATTTAA
- a CDS encoding DUF1919 domain-containing protein produces the protein MFMRIVKRIRNEILHRLRIKELNLSRVEDKNFTIISQNCIGGAIYKDLSLPFNTPTIGLFIFGEDFFKLCSNLKFYLSQDIEEIHISKWNGRNDYPIGLIAGDIEIHFLHYDSFELARKKWLDRSKRVNFENVNIIMADRDFSTYDNMKNLDALEYNTMIFSAKNHQYIDSLVFCEEYSNQGNIGVIALYAEYLKFVDVIAWLNKEIHWKK, from the coding sequence ATGTTCATGAGAATAGTCAAAAGAATAAGAAATGAAATTTTGCATCGGCTTAGGATAAAAGAGCTTAATTTAAGTCGTGTCGAAGATAAAAACTTTACTATAATTTCCCAAAATTGTATTGGGGGGGCTATTTACAAAGATCTATCTCTCCCATTTAATACACCTACTATTGGTCTTTTTATCTTTGGTGAAGACTTCTTTAAATTATGTAGTAATTTGAAATTTTATTTAAGTCAAGATATAGAGGAAATACATATAAGTAAATGGAATGGTCGGAATGATTATCCGATCGGATTAATTGCTGGGGATATAGAAATTCACTTTTTGCATTATGACTCATTTGAATTAGCACGTAAGAAATGGTTGGATAGATCTAAGAGAGTTAACTTCGAGAATGTAAATATTATAATGGCAGATCGTGATTTTTCCACATATGATAATATGAAAAACCTTGATGCACTTGAATATAATACTATGATCTTTAGTGCTAAAAATCATCAGTATATAGACAGTTTAGTTTTTTGTGAAGAGTATAGTAATCAAGGTAATATTGGCGTGATTGCTTTGTATGCAGAATATCTTAAATTTGTCGACGTTATTGCATGGTTAAATAAAGAAATTCATTGGAAAAAATAA
- a CDS encoding phosphomannomutase, protein MVTKLISSEVLDASGVQFGTSGARGLVTKFTSDVCAAFTHAFVASMRSNFTFNQMAVAIDNRPSSPVMAKAVIQALTDAGVDAIYYGVVPTPALAFTAMQDNMPCIMVTGSHIPFDRNGIKFYRPDGEITKADEQAILTERVGFSTINDLPELTVNFRAVELYLTRYTDLFDADLLAGKRIGIYEHSSAGRDIYQGLFESLGAEVISLERTDEFVPIDTEAVAESDKEKARFWSKQYNLDFIFSTDGDGDRPLVTDESGEWLRGDILGLLCSQALQIEALAVPVSCNTIIAESPEFEVVSKTRIGSPYVIAEFSELAKVYKRIAGFEANGGYLLGSDVSVNGKSLKALPTRDAVLPALMLLSLAKKSSIKSLVSKLPQRFTYSDRIQNFATEKSLSILKSGRQNTKQLLDSLGFSELNAVHIDNTDGLRLELSNGTIIHLRPSGNASELRCYCEAGSMINAEFLVEKILDVLSKK, encoded by the coding sequence ATGGTGACAAAATTAATCAGTAGTGAAGTGCTTGATGCTTCTGGTGTTCAGTTTGGTACTAGTGGTGCGCGAGGGCTCGTCACTAAGTTTACATCGGACGTCTGTGCTGCTTTTACTCACGCATTTGTGGCATCAATGCGTAGCAATTTTACTTTCAATCAAATGGCTGTGGCAATCGACAACCGCCCTAGCAGCCCAGTAATGGCAAAAGCAGTAATTCAAGCGCTTACTGATGCAGGTGTAGATGCTATTTACTATGGTGTTGTACCCACTCCTGCTCTGGCTTTTACCGCAATGCAAGATAATATGCCTTGCATCATGGTGACTGGATCTCATATCCCATTTGATCGCAATGGAATTAAGTTTTATCGCCCAGATGGAGAGATCACTAAAGCAGATGAACAAGCAATCTTAACCGAGAGGGTAGGCTTTAGTACTATCAATGATCTGCCTGAGTTAACGGTTAATTTCCGAGCGGTTGAGCTTTACCTAACACGTTATACCGACCTGTTTGATGCAGATTTACTGGCAGGAAAGCGTATTGGTATTTATGAACATTCAAGTGCCGGGAGAGATATTTACCAAGGACTCTTTGAATCGCTTGGGGCTGAAGTCATTTCATTGGAGCGTACTGATGAGTTTGTTCCAATTGATACCGAAGCTGTCGCTGAATCTGACAAAGAAAAGGCACGTTTTTGGTCCAAACAATATAATTTAGATTTTATTTTTTCGACCGATGGAGATGGTGATCGCCCTTTAGTTACAGATGAGAGCGGTGAATGGTTGAGAGGTGATATCCTAGGTTTGCTTTGTTCGCAAGCGCTTCAAATTGAAGCGTTGGCTGTGCCTGTTAGTTGCAACACGATTATCGCTGAATCACCCGAATTCGAAGTTGTTTCTAAAACCCGAATTGGCTCGCCTTACGTTATTGCAGAGTTTTCAGAATTAGCAAAAGTTTATAAAAGAATTGCAGGATTTGAAGCTAACGGGGGATACTTGCTAGGAAGTGATGTATCGGTGAATGGAAAATCTTTAAAAGCTTTGCCAACCCGAGACGCTGTTCTACCTGCGCTAATGTTGCTTTCTTTAGCGAAAAAATCATCGATCAAAAGCTTGGTAAGTAAATTACCACAGCGCTTTACGTATAGTGATCGTATTCAGAATTTTGCGACAGAAAAGAGCTTATCGATATTGAAAAGCGGTCGTCAAAATACTAAACAGTTATTAGATTCTCTGGGTTTCTCAGAGCTTAATGCTGTCCATATTGATAACACAGATGGTTTAAGATTAGAGCTTTCTAATGGTACGATTATTCATTTACGCCCTTCTGGTAATGCTTCTGAACTTCGCTGTTATTGTGAGGCTGGCAGTATGATCAATGCAGAATTTTTAGTTGAAAAAATACTAGATGTGTTATCTAAGAAATGA
- a CDS encoding GDP-mannose mannosyl hydrolase, giving the protein MFLSKQRFSQVIESTPLVSIDLVIEDESGQVLLGERLNRPAQGFWFVPGGRILKDEKLEDAFARLTLEELGHEFKLSQATLMGPYTHLYDDNVFGNEFTTHYVAIAYKLIVIRSELNLPMDVQHSRYRWCNQDELLTSDKVHIHTKWYFQKITKTIT; this is encoded by the coding sequence ATGTTTTTAAGCAAACAACGTTTTTCTCAAGTGATTGAAAGTACGCCATTAGTTTCAATTGACTTAGTTATTGAGGACGAAAGTGGTCAAGTTTTACTTGGAGAGCGTTTAAATCGACCAGCTCAAGGTTTCTGGTTCGTTCCTGGTGGTCGTATTCTTAAAGATGAAAAGCTTGAAGATGCCTTTGCTCGTTTAACTTTGGAGGAGCTTGGGCATGAGTTTAAGCTCTCTCAAGCAACACTGATGGGACCTTATACACACCTCTATGATGACAATGTATTTGGCAATGAGTTTACGACTCATTATGTCGCGATTGCCTACAAGCTCATTGTCATTCGCTCTGAATTGAACTTACCCATGGATGTACAGCATTCTCGTTACCGTTGGTGTAATCAAGATGAATTATTGACCAGTGATAAAGTACATATTCATACTAAATGGTATTTTCAAAAAATAACTAAAACTATCACCTAA
- the gmd gene encoding GDP-mannose 4,6-dehydratase, whose product MNVAFITGITGQDGSYLAELLVAKGYEVHGLIRRASSYNTERIDMLVNDGANIKLHYGDLTDSSNLIRLVKEIQPDEIYNLGAMSHVAVSFESPEYVADVDGMGTLRLLEAIRINGLEKKTRFYQASTSELYGEVREIPQRETTPFYPRSPYAVAKMYAYWIVVNYRESYGMYACNGILFNHESPRRGETFVTRKITRAIANISQGLESCLELGNMDALRDWGHAKDYVRMQWMMLQQDQAEDFVIATGKQISVREFVRLSAKEAGIELEFSGEGIDEIATVVAIDAEKAPKVKVGDVIVKVNPRFFRPAEVETLLGDPSKAKAKLGWTPEITVEEMCAEMVASDIDKAKQHAVLKEHGFDVAISLES is encoded by the coding sequence ATGAACGTTGCATTTATTACAGGAATTACAGGTCAAGACGGCTCTTATTTAGCTGAACTTTTAGTTGCAAAAGGCTATGAGGTTCATGGGCTTATTCGTCGAGCATCATCATATAATACAGAACGTATCGATATGCTAGTAAATGATGGAGCAAATATTAAACTGCACTATGGCGACCTAACGGATTCTTCAAACCTAATTCGATTGGTTAAAGAAATTCAACCTGATGAAATCTATAACTTAGGCGCAATGTCGCACGTGGCGGTTTCTTTTGAATCACCAGAATATGTTGCCGATGTAGATGGCATGGGTACTCTTCGTCTTCTTGAAGCGATTCGTATAAATGGTCTAGAAAAGAAAACCCGTTTTTATCAAGCGTCTACTTCAGAGCTTTACGGAGAGGTTCGTGAAATTCCTCAGCGTGAAACAACGCCTTTTTATCCGCGCTCTCCATACGCTGTAGCTAAAATGTATGCATACTGGATTGTGGTTAACTATCGTGAATCTTACGGTATGTACGCATGTAATGGTATTTTGTTTAACCACGAGTCACCACGTCGCGGTGAAACCTTTGTAACTCGTAAGATTACTCGAGCGATCGCTAACATTTCTCAAGGTCTAGAATCTTGCCTAGAACTTGGCAACATGGATGCGTTGCGTGACTGGGGGCATGCTAAGGATTACGTTCGAATGCAATGGATGATGCTCCAACAAGATCAGGCTGAAGATTTTGTTATTGCTACTGGTAAACAGATCTCTGTGCGCGAGTTTGTTCGCTTGTCAGCGAAGGAAGCGGGGATCGAACTTGAATTTTCCGGCGAAGGTATTGATGAAATCGCTACTGTGGTTGCTATTGATGCAGAAAAGGCACCAAAAGTGAAAGTTGGCGATGTCATTGTAAAAGTAAACCCTCGCTTCTTCCGTCCAGCGGAAGTCGAGACGCTACTTGGTGACCCAAGTAAAGCGAAAGCCAAGCTTGGCTGGACTCCAGAGATCACTGTGGAAGAAATGTGTGCAGAAATGGTTGCGTCTGATATCGATAAGGCAAAACAACACGCAGTTCTCAAAGAGCACGGTTTTGACGTTGCGATCTCACTAGAAAGCTAA
- the fcl gene encoding GDP-L-fucose synthase, producing MKRVFVAGHKGMVGSAIVRQLSKDCSVEIITKDRSELNLLDALAVEEFFATHHIDQVYLAAAKVGGIVANNTYPAEFIYQNLTIQNNIIHSAHLYGVQDLLFLGSSCIYPKFAQQPMREDSLLTGTLEETNEPYAIAKIAGIKMCESYNRQYGRNYRSVMPTNLYGKNDNFHPQNSHVIPALLRRFHEAKLNGDSKVVAWGSGKPMREFLHVDDMAAASIYVMNLAQEVYLENTQEMLSHINVGTGVDCTIRELVETVAKVVGFEGDIEFDTTKPDGTPRKLMDVSRLKSLGWKAKTSLEDGLTMTYQWFLENQENYRG from the coding sequence ATGAAAAGAGTATTTGTAGCTGGCCATAAGGGAATGGTTGGGTCTGCTATTGTTCGTCAATTATCTAAAGATTGCTCAGTAGAAATTATTACGAAAGATCGTAGTGAGCTTAACTTGTTGGATGCACTAGCCGTCGAGGAGTTTTTTGCGACTCACCATATTGATCAAGTTTACCTTGCGGCTGCGAAAGTCGGCGGGATTGTTGCTAACAATACGTACCCAGCTGAGTTTATTTACCAAAATTTGACGATTCAAAACAATATTATCCACTCTGCACATCTTTATGGTGTTCAAGATCTACTGTTCTTGGGTTCATCTTGTATTTATCCAAAGTTTGCACAGCAACCGATGCGCGAAGACTCTTTATTGACTGGAACTTTGGAAGAAACCAATGAGCCTTACGCAATTGCTAAGATCGCAGGTATCAAAATGTGCGAGTCTTATAATCGCCAATATGGTCGCAACTATCGCTCGGTAATGCCAACTAATTTGTATGGTAAAAATGATAATTTTCATCCTCAAAATTCTCACGTTATTCCCGCGTTGTTGCGTCGCTTCCACGAAGCGAAATTGAATGGTGACAGTAAAGTTGTTGCGTGGGGTAGCGGTAAACCTATGCGAGAGTTTTTACATGTGGATGATATGGCGGCAGCTTCGATTTATGTAATGAATCTTGCTCAAGAAGTGTATTTAGAAAATACGCAAGAAATGCTTAGTCACATAAACGTCGGTACAGGTGTGGATTGTACTATTCGTGAACTTGTTGAAACTGTGGCAAAAGTGGTTGGTTTTGAAGGTGATATTGAATTTGACACTACGAAACCAGACGGAACCCCTCGTAAGTTAATGGATGTATCTCGTTTAAAGAGTCTGGGCTGGAAAGCGAAGACGAGCCTAGAAGATGGTTTAACTATGACTTACCAGTGGTTCCTAGAGAATCAAGAAAATTATCGCGGTTAA
- a CDS encoding glycosyltransferase has product MCVSKKDREDAENIIGIKENKLHYIRNSVYPKVKSKNTKTEKCLRIIFLGRLTKPKRPELLIEAVKGMDNVKLDIVGAGDLKCQLPRYDNVNFLGEVGGFDSFCNYDLFALISDSEGMPMSALEAASAGVPIVISDVGGCSEIIKDNGVLVLNDVYNIRKAIEHIIENYAEIKGNSLRAAKYFDINNSKLYYRELYSKL; this is encoded by the coding sequence ATGTGTGTTTCAAAAAAAGATAGAGAAGATGCAGAAAATATAATTGGAATTAAAGAAAATAAACTTCATTATATTAGGAATAGTGTTTATCCTAAAGTTAAAAGTAAAAACACCAAAACTGAAAAATGCTTGAGAATAATTTTCTTGGGAAGGTTAACTAAGCCTAAAAGACCTGAGCTTCTTATTGAAGCAGTAAAAGGAATGGATAATGTTAAGTTGGATATAGTTGGTGCTGGTGATTTAAAATGTCAGCTTCCTCGTTACGACAATGTGAATTTTTTAGGAGAAGTTGGAGGTTTCGATAGCTTCTGTAATTATGACCTGTTTGCTTTAATTTCAGATAGTGAAGGAATGCCAATGTCTGCTTTGGAAGCCGCCTCTGCTGGTGTTCCAATTGTTATTAGTGATGTTGGTGGATGCAGTGAAATTATCAAAGATAATGGGGTTTTAGTTTTAAATGATGTTTATAACATAAGAAAAGCGATTGAGCACATTATAGAAAACTATGCCGAAATTAAAGGGAACTCATTACGTGCCGCAAAATATTTCGACATAAACAACTCAAAATTATACTATAGGGAATTATATAGTAAACTTTGA